In Miscanthus floridulus cultivar M001 chromosome 8, ASM1932011v1, whole genome shotgun sequence, the sequence CGTCTGCAGCCCCCGGCAAGTCACGCGCCCCATCCCCTGGCGGCCGAACCGTGCCACCATGACTCTCTAAACGTATCTctgaaacatgaaacacttgtGACATAAAAACaatgcaacatacatatgaagaaggtgaaacatttgaaacatacacatgcaacgtatgtgtgaaacatatgcaaaatTTAGATTAAACACTTGtaatttgcaacatgaaaacacttactgcaacaactgaaacatttggaacatccTGTTACAgcatatgtgtaaaacatatgcaacattcagatcagaacgcttgcaacatacgtctggaacagatgaaatattttgaaaaaaggcTTGCAATATGCCTCTGAAAcacctgcaacatatgcaacatgtcattctacttttgcaacatccatatgaaacaatcgCAAGACCTCTGAAAAAACACATAAAATAtgcatttgcaacataggggtgGGGAGGTCGAGGCCGGTCGATTCCAGCTGTCGGGCTAGGAGCCGGCGGCGCGCGACCACCATCTGCCAGTGTTTACAATTTCGGCGAAATATCGCCTTTTTTGCTGAGGACCGAATTTTTTTTATATCGGTCAAATTTTTTTTAGTTAAATTCATCTTTCACTTCAaaattataccaaaccacactaaAATAACCCTCCCCATCTTCTACTCTTATTAAAACCCTAAATTTCTTCAAACTTATTTAATTTTCTCACACATTCGACGGCACTAGCATATGAAGCTCGCCCACCATCAGCCCGCTGTAATACCGTGGCTCTATTTCTGTGATATATTGTATTATTTCGtcgatgttatataaatttgTGATGGATGGTGGATTAAGAAGTTTTTCTAGTGAAATGATGCCAAATTTTTGTAAAACtaaatttgaatttatttaaatttgactcgatatttctgaaatttccaaaattttgtatttaTCGTCGGGgactgatttttttttcttaccGGTATTGTAAACCCTGCCACCAGCATCTGGCCATGCTCGTGTGTGCCCTAGGCTTGGCCTGGGACGATCCAAGGCACCCTGGCACGTGCGTCTAGCGGCCATcggcaggggcggcggcggcgaggcatcCTGACGGCGTTGGGGTTGAGAAAGAGGCCGAGAAGACGCTCTACTGTCAGCGGACACGAGATGGAGAGAGATGGGAGAGGCAGCGCATGGGATAGGGGCGCGGCAGGCAGGTTGCGCGACGAAGAGGTCGAATCCACACGGACCGGGCGGGTTGCGCGACGAAGAGGTCGAATCTTTAGTCGCTCCTAGAATAATTTCATCGGGGCAATTCCATCCTCTATTAGAAATCTTACTAACTTGAGGTGCTGGTTGCCGGGTTCTAGCAGAGAATGCATTTAGCAGTGACATAAGCAATTTGGGAAATCCATCTACAGTTTAGGAGGATGGTTCACCAGAAATTATTGTATGACACTTGATCTTATGGATGGATGGAAATTTCAAGCTCATTACCTGAATGCACAGTTCAAGCTCATTACCTGAATTCTCTGGTGCTCTGCTGGAGCCCGAGGCCTCAGCAGATTGCTATCCTCTTCTCTTGTGTTGAGCTGAGTTGGGTTGTGTGTGTTTGCTGGTTTAATCGTTTTTCTTTTAGTTTTGGTGCTGTGTGGGATTTTGGGATTGGTCTCCCGACCCTCCCTTTGTAACATTCTGGTTGGGGGTACAGGATTGGTCTTTGACCTCTCCCTTGTAgctccctttttcttcttcttaatgaaacgACACACAGCTCTCCAACGTCGTTcgagaaaaaagaagaaggaaagagTGTCTGACCAGAGAACATGACTGCTTTTCTGGACAATGGACCAGGACAACGAACGAGGAATGCTCAAAGTCAATTGACACAAATGGATCACATCCTTGATGTCAGATGGCAAGGTCGCCTGATGGTTTGGGTCTTCCACGAGAAGACTGAACACTAATCATCTTCATATATTAACCATCAAGCAACAATGTTATTCACTACTATCTGTCTATCTTGTTCTACTAAATTTATCCAGGTAATGATTGCATACAACAATAGCATCATGAAATGCACATCAATATATTGACCAAAATGAACAGACAATAAATGTATCTCTTGTTCACAAACAAGAAACAATACACGCAACTGAAACTTAAATAACTACCAAATAATAAACACTTTTCACTGATAGGGGACGAGGCCAAAAAACCATTCTTCTAGTATCCTATTTCTGAGCCACCGCCGTCCCGAGATGATTGCTATGTATATATGCCAGAACTGGTTGGTCAGCCATTGTCTTCAAATGAAAGAAAACAACTTGAAGTATACAATCAGGTAGAGGGAAAGAGAGAACACTGCACAAATATGCTGCCAGAATAGAAGGGCGGATGCTTCCTTAACACCATAGCCTCTGAGACCGGCGATTGCTCCAAGCAGGATAGCACTTGGCGTGGAGTACTGGAGGGAAAGCACAAAGCGGTACATATGGTTTTGCTCGAGTAGATGCAACTTGTCTGCTAGGGTCACAACACCAATGCCAATGCATGGGAGAACCAAAAGCCTGGCCACAATTATACCGATGATAGTCCTCATGCCCAAGGCATTATCTTTTGGGCCTTCCGCAAGCATGCCTCCTAGAATTAACATCACTGATGGAACCACTGCAGCAGCTAGGATTTCCAAACTGTCGGTGAAGAATGAGAGCGGTGCATCAGCCCCAAACACAAAATCTTTCAAGACAGGAACCATGCCAATGATAATGGCAAGTAAAGAGGCGATTGTCGGGGGCTGAAGGACATGCTGAATTGGAGTCTTCTCAGCTACAACCCTGATCCTCCTGACCACTCTTGGCTCTGCCAAACATCTGAGCGACTTAGGACTGCTAGGTCCAGCACCAGAAGTTCCTTCTTCAGTGAAATCAATATCAGGAAACGTATTCTGTGAGGAACCTGAAATGCTCATGAAAACTCTTGCAATGAATGGTGTCTTTGAATGCTCAGTTTCTTTGTCAACCATCCCTGGCCACTCCGCCTCATGAAGAAGAGACCTACTGTAGTTGCTGATCTGCTCGGGTTCTTCCTGTATCTCATTCCCCTCCCCAACAATCTCATAGAACTGCATCGGTGGCTCCATCATGTGGTAGACCAAAGTGTACACAAGAATAACCGCAACCCACTGCGCGAACGAGACATAAGCGATACCCATGGTGTCACATCCAGGACCGAAGGGATGATCATTGGTGTGGCAGACCGACCCGATGATCGCAATCGGGAGGTTCCCCGTGTTGCCAAACCCGGTCATGATCACTGTGAACCGGAACAGGTGCGGCGGTGGGCGGCAGATCAGGGCCACGATGTACCCAAGAACGCACCCAATGGCAGTGCTGATGAGCACGTTGACAGGGATGAACCACCAGTGCAGGACGTTGTCTATGGTGACCGACTTGCCGAGGTGGACGAAGATGAGGCAGGGGAGGAAGAGCGCGAAGACGAGCTTGCTCAGCAGCTTGAAGGTGGCCCTGGGCACGACCTGGACCCGCGGGTTGGCGAGGAGCAGGCCGATGACCGTCAGGCACAGCAGCTTCATCAGCGGCACCACGGCTGACACCCAGTCGCCATGGACGGTCACCTGCGGGTCCATTGCCCAGAGCATTGCTGCTGCTATAGGGACCCTAAAGCTTCTTGCCTTTCTCTGCCTTCAGTGCTCAAAACAGCCCTCTTCTAAACTCTGAAAAATACTGCCACTTTTTGGTTGTACAACTAAATTATATTCTCTTGCACAGAGACAGTGCTCAATCAGATGCAAAAGGATGATATTTCTGCACAGAATTAATGGAGAAGATTCAGCAACGGAGGAAAAACTACGAAATGGTATTATACGGGATTAATAGCAAAAAAATTCTAGCTTCCACCCGGTGCGGATCTTGCAAAGTAGTGCTTGATACTTGACTCGTGTTCTAAACTTCCTACAGCTCTCGAATTTCAGGTCTTGGCGAAGATTCAGGCAACCGATCAGCAAGAAAATCAGAAACAGCAAACAGATCACCGCAACGGAACCAAACCTTGCAAGATTCACGGCAATACTTACTGGGAATGAAGGAGGGATGGGGGGAGGCGCTGTGCTGTGCTATCCCTCTCCGCGACGCGATGCgccgaggcaggcaggcaggagcGGCAACGACGAAGAGAGAAGAGGGGAGAAGAGTGGCGGCGTGAAAGGATTCCAGATTTTGGCAATTCCGTGTGGTACTTGTCGAGATCGAGACAAGGGCATGGGCATGGGGCCCAGCAGGAAGGGACCCGGGCAGAGGTGTGATGTGATCTGCGACTTTTTTTTCCCCTCTCGAAGGCACGTGAATTCGGGGCTCtgattttatttaatttttttttagaatCAATTCGGGGCTCTGATGGAGACAACAGCATCCGCATGTGGTCTTGATCAGGATCAGATCGGTGATGCCATGTTACGCCAAAATGATTGAGGCTACGGTTGGATCTTGGATCTCAGAATTGGGGAGGCCGAATTGAATTGGATTACCAGTTCAAATGCAAGAAGAATTTTACTGCTGCTTAAAATTCAGGGCTTGAATTCTAGCTCATAAAAAGGGACCCAAGGTCCGGATTTTTTTTTTGACCCATAGTGTCTTTTTATTAATGCAATAACTTGGGGGATAATCTATCCATCACACCTTGTTCGTTTGATCCCTAAACCATGGAGATTAAGGGAGACTGGAGATGATTGAGAAGGATTTTGACTTATAGGGAATTTAATCCTCTCAATCCTCCTAATTCTCTTAGTTTAAGGATGCATGAAACAAACAAGACGTCAGCGGGTTAAGGAATTTGGAGGGGACAAGAAACCTTCCACCTAGATCACTCACATTAATACTATTTTTGACATTGTCGCTTTCTTTGCTAACTTAGCTGCCATGGCTGCCCAATCAAGCTTGTTATCTGCAAAGTCAAAATGTTTTGGCTTCTGGTATGGAGGAGGATCTTGTTGGCTGGTTGCACGAACTCACAGAACTCTTTAGGGCATGTTTGACACAAATTTTTTTAGCTATGGCTCTT encodes:
- the LOC136474204 gene encoding protein PIN-LIKES 2-like, translating into MLWAMDPQVTVHGDWVSAVVPLMKLLCLTVIGLLLANPRVQVVPRATFKLLSKLVFALFLPCLIFVHLGKSVTIDNVLHWWFIPVNVLISTAIGCVLGYIVALICRPPPHLFRFTVIMTGFGNTGNLPIAIIGSVCHTNDHPFGPGCDTMGIAYVSFAQWVAVILVYTLVYHMMEPPMQFYEIVGEGNEIQEEPEQISNYSRSLLHEAEWPGMVDKETEHSKTPFIARVFMSISGSSQNTFPDIDFTEEGTSGAGPSSPKSLRCLAEPRVVRRIRVVAEKTPIQHVLQPPTIASLLAIIIGMVPVLKDFVFGADAPLSFFTDSLEILAAAVVPSVMLILGGMLAEGPKDNALGMRTIIGIIVARLLVLPCIGIGVVTLADKLHLLEQNHMYRFVLSLQYSTPSAILLGAIAGLRGYGVKEASALLFWQHICAVFSLSLYLIVYFKLFSFI